From the genome of Mycobacterium dioxanotrophicus, one region includes:
- a CDS encoding DUF4232 domain-containing protein → MPAELGLCTDADLAISNGDVVSADTLRRLAVSFKNTSSHPCTLVGYPGADLVTAAGGVLVHVDRRPAAAAHRLTLNPGDTANADIEASAIDTVSGKACPRIGTVVVTAPGVDVAHTLNAALPICNATVSSVD, encoded by the coding sequence GTGCCCGCAGAACTCGGCCTGTGCACCGACGCCGATCTCGCGATCTCCAACGGAGACGTCGTATCGGCCGACACCCTGCGCCGGCTGGCCGTGTCCTTCAAGAACACGTCGTCACACCCCTGCACGCTTGTCGGCTACCCGGGAGCCGACCTGGTGACCGCAGCCGGTGGCGTCCTGGTGCACGTCGACAGGCGTCCCGCGGCGGCGGCACATCGACTGACCCTGAACCCAGGTGACACTGCGAATGCGGACATCGAGGCTTCCGCGATCGACACCGTATCCGGCAAAGCGTGCCCGCGTATCGGAACCGTGGTCGTCACCGCGCCGGGCGTTGATGTCGCCCACACTCTCAACGCCGCACTGCCCATCTGCAACGCGACGGTCAGTTCGGTCGACTGA
- a CDS encoding nuclear transport factor 2 family protein, with the protein MNDSAVRRALEAHWSASDVNDFDAEHRIYRADAVLEYPQSGERIRGRHNIQSSRQAQPNAKRFTVRRILGGGDLWISELVLTYDGQPFYVVSVMEFENGEVVRETQYFGDPFERGASRAQWVEPMD; encoded by the coding sequence ATGAACGACAGTGCCGTGCGGCGCGCGCTCGAAGCCCATTGGTCTGCCTCCGACGTCAACGACTTCGATGCCGAACATCGCATCTACCGAGCTGACGCGGTTCTCGAGTATCCACAGTCAGGTGAACGGATCCGTGGCCGCCACAACATTCAATCCTCGCGCCAAGCCCAGCCGAATGCGAAGCGTTTCACGGTCCGTCGGATCCTCGGCGGCGGCGATCTGTGGATCAGCGAACTCGTCTTGACCTACGACGGGCAGCCGTTCTACGTGGTGAGCGTCATGGAGTTCGAGAACGGTGAAGTCGTCCGGGAGACACAGTATTTCGGTGATCCGTTCGAACGCGGGGCGTCGCGGGCCCAGTGGGTCGAGCCGATGGATTGA
- a CDS encoding SRPBCC family protein, whose protein sequence is MSADDRRIEVTAVINAAADLIFDYIARPTNHVTFDTSGFVVGCSDGSVITHVGAKFMMDMQNEIRGPHKVENHVICFEPGRAIGWAPAEPGKEPAGHTWTWRMTPIGPDQTLVTETYDWSAFRNTEMIDRLPVIGMRQMQESLARLAEATAKRGPHQLG, encoded by the coding sequence ATGTCGGCCGACGACAGACGTATCGAAGTGACCGCCGTCATCAATGCCGCGGCCGACCTCATCTTCGACTACATAGCGCGGCCCACCAATCACGTGACGTTCGACACCAGCGGATTTGTCGTCGGCTGCTCGGATGGTTCCGTAATCACCCACGTCGGCGCGAAGTTCATGATGGACATGCAGAACGAAATCCGAGGACCGCACAAGGTTGAGAACCACGTCATCTGCTTTGAACCCGGCCGCGCAATCGGCTGGGCCCCAGCTGAACCCGGCAAGGAACCAGCCGGCCATACCTGGACATGGCGGATGACGCCGATCGGACCGGACCAAACCCTGGTCACCGAAACATACGACTGGTCAGCATTCCGCAATACCGAGATGATCGACCGCCTGCCCGTGATCGGGATGCGACAGATGCAGGAATCACTCGCGCGGCTCGCGGAGGCAACTGCCAAGCGCGGTCCGCACCAGCTGGGTTGA
- a CDS encoding VOC family protein, translated as MKFVSTRIITADVLRLVTFYELVTGATAIWGNELFAEIPTLAGTLAIGSDKTVPLFGAGSAEPAANRTAIIEFIVDDVDAEYERLREQVPEVVTAPTTMPWGNRALLFRDPDGNLVNLFTPVTETARAKLGV; from the coding sequence ATGAAATTTGTTTCGACCCGGATCATCACCGCCGACGTGTTGCGTCTGGTCACCTTCTACGAGCTCGTGACAGGGGCCACTGCGATCTGGGGCAATGAGCTTTTCGCGGAAATCCCTACGCTTGCAGGCACTTTGGCGATCGGTAGCGACAAGACCGTTCCCCTGTTCGGAGCCGGGTCCGCCGAGCCGGCGGCCAACCGCACGGCGATCATCGAATTTATCGTCGACGACGTGGACGCCGAGTACGAGCGGCTGCGCGAACAGGTTCCCGAGGTGGTGACCGCGCCGACGACGATGCCGTGGGGAAACCGTGCGCTGTTGTTCCGCGACCCTGACGGAAACCTCGTCAATCTCTTCACCCCGGTCACCGAAACGGCGCGCGCAAAGTTGGGGGTATAG
- a CDS encoding DUF4193 domain-containing protein: MAVDYDARRADAAGGSDQALPEFLPGSTAQRREVDIDESDSVEPFELPGADLSGEQLSVSIIPMQEDEFTCAVCFLVQHRSRLARSGLSGPICKDCFA; this comes from the coding sequence ATGGCAGTCGATTACGACGCACGACGGGCAGACGCCGCCGGCGGTTCTGATCAGGCATTACCGGAGTTCCTGCCGGGGTCAACCGCGCAGAGACGAGAAGTGGATATAGATGAATCCGATTCGGTGGAACCGTTCGAGCTGCCTGGTGCCGATTTGTCCGGTGAGCAGCTGTCGGTGAGCATCATTCCCATGCAGGAAGATGAGTTCACCTGCGCGGTGTGTTTTCTCGTGCAACACCGCAGTCGGCTCGCCCGCAGTGGTCTGTCCGGGCCGATCTGCAAGGACTGCTTCGCCTAA
- the ychF gene encoding redox-regulated ATPase YchF, with the protein MSLNLGIVGLPNVGKSTLFNALTRNNVLAANYPFATIEPNEGVVPLPDPRLDELAKMFGSEKLVPAPVTFVDIAGIVKGASEGAGLGNKFLANIRECDAICQVVRVFTDDDVVHVDGRVDPRSDIEVIETELILADMQTLEKAVPRLEKEARTHKDRKPIFDAAVAAQEVLNSGKTLFSARADASLLRELNLLTTKPFLYVFNADEGVLTDEARKSELRELVAPADAVFLDAKIEAELLELDDESAAELLESIGQTERGLDGLARAGFHTLRLQTYLTAGPKEARAWTIHQGDTAPKAAGVIHSDFEKGFIKAEVVSFDDLVAAGSMAAAKAAGKVRMEGKDYVMADGDVVEFRFNV; encoded by the coding sequence GTGAGCCTGAACCTGGGAATCGTCGGTTTGCCGAACGTAGGTAAGTCGACTCTGTTCAATGCCCTGACACGCAACAACGTGTTGGCGGCCAACTACCCCTTCGCGACCATCGAACCCAACGAGGGTGTGGTCCCGCTGCCGGATCCCCGCCTCGACGAACTCGCGAAGATGTTCGGCTCGGAGAAGCTCGTCCCGGCGCCGGTGACGTTCGTCGATATTGCCGGAATCGTCAAAGGCGCATCCGAGGGCGCGGGGCTGGGTAACAAGTTCCTGGCCAACATCCGCGAATGCGACGCGATTTGCCAGGTCGTCCGGGTGTTCACCGATGACGACGTGGTGCACGTCGACGGCCGCGTCGACCCCCGCTCCGATATCGAGGTCATCGAGACCGAGCTGATCCTCGCCGACATGCAGACGCTGGAGAAAGCGGTGCCCCGGCTGGAGAAGGAAGCCCGCACCCATAAGGACCGCAAGCCCATCTTCGATGCCGCAGTGGCGGCCCAGGAGGTGCTCAACAGTGGCAAGACGCTGTTCAGTGCGCGTGCGGACGCGTCGCTGCTCCGCGAGCTCAACCTGCTGACCACCAAGCCGTTCCTCTACGTGTTCAACGCCGACGAGGGTGTCCTGACCGACGAGGCCCGCAAGAGCGAGCTGCGCGAACTCGTCGCCCCGGCCGACGCGGTGTTCCTCGACGCGAAGATCGAGGCGGAACTGCTGGAGCTCGACGACGAGTCCGCGGCCGAGCTGCTGGAGTCGATCGGTCAGACCGAACGCGGGCTCGACGGACTGGCCCGGGCCGGGTTCCACACCCTGCGGCTGCAGACCTACCTGACCGCGGGGCCGAAAGAAGCGCGTGCCTGGACCATCCACCAGGGCGACACCGCGCCGAAGGCGGCCGGCGTCATCCACAGCGACTTCGAGAAGGGCTTCATCAAGGCCGAGGTGGTCTCCTTCGACGACCTCGTCGCGGCCGGGTCGATGGCCGCTGCCAAGGCGGCAGGCAAGGTGCGGATGGAAGGCAAGGACTACGTCATGGCCGACGGCGATGTGGTGGAGTTCCGCTTCAACGTCTAG
- a CDS encoding DUF6542 domain-containing protein encodes MSGQRAQSAVPADHRSVYPKWPGVPWWGAVLLAVTATAIGFAFDAGSGDRELSTFFAVCYVLGCLGAVLAVRQSGVFTAVIQPPLILFVAVPGSYFLFHGGQLGGVKDLAINCGYPLIERFPLMLFTTAAVLLIGLARWYFALATRHSAAKAANAESTESGNTRKATVAAAKTGIVAAVTTKLSGLILRKPPTRRSSAQTSENEAPRRRRTSDRSQRPERAGRTSRTDRTTERPDRTDRPRRRRPEAAEEAGTERRAAKRTTPPRPRPSRPLLDEFGEPLPERPRRPRAPRASEPPVVPPADARRRVRTQPREPRKQPPPERHSAAAHDRQPRRRRFDDYQPFEEPFEAPRNGNGSSNGRPTHHPVSRVRYRGAEDEDDRREYRSRPRSSTRGRDNTWEYDG; translated from the coding sequence GTGTCCGGACAGCGCGCACAGTCGGCAGTGCCGGCTGACCACCGCTCTGTGTACCCCAAATGGCCTGGTGTGCCGTGGTGGGGTGCTGTGCTGCTGGCTGTGACGGCTACCGCGATCGGCTTCGCTTTCGACGCCGGATCCGGTGACCGAGAACTCAGCACATTCTTCGCCGTCTGCTACGTCCTGGGCTGCCTCGGGGCCGTGCTCGCGGTGCGGCAATCCGGGGTGTTCACGGCGGTGATCCAGCCGCCGTTGATCCTGTTCGTGGCCGTACCCGGGTCCTATTTCCTGTTCCACGGCGGCCAATTGGGCGGCGTCAAAGACCTGGCGATCAACTGCGGGTATCCGCTGATCGAACGTTTCCCGCTGATGCTGTTCACCACGGCTGCGGTATTGCTGATCGGCCTGGCTCGCTGGTACTTCGCCCTCGCCACCCGACACAGCGCCGCCAAGGCCGCGAACGCCGAGAGCACGGAGAGCGGCAACACGCGAAAAGCGACGGTCGCCGCGGCCAAAACCGGAATTGTGGCGGCTGTCACAACGAAGCTGTCAGGGCTGATCCTCCGCAAACCCCCAACGCGACGATCCTCGGCGCAGACATCCGAGAACGAGGCGCCACGGCGACGGCGGACCAGCGACCGCTCGCAGCGTCCCGAGCGAGCCGGCCGAACCAGCCGTACGGACCGCACCACCGAGCGACCCGACCGCACCGACAGGCCCAGGCGGCGGCGCCCCGAAGCGGCCGAGGAGGCCGGTACCGAGCGTCGGGCGGCCAAGCGGACCACGCCTCCGCGTCCCCGGCCCAGCCGCCCGCTGCTCGACGAGTTCGGCGAGCCACTGCCCGAGCGGCCCCGCAGGCCGAGGGCGCCACGAGCCTCCGAACCACCCGTGGTTCCGCCTGCCGACGCCCGCCGTCGGGTACGTACCCAGCCGCGCGAACCTCGTAAACAACCTCCGCCTGAGCGGCACAGCGCCGCGGCCCACGACCGGCAGCCGCGTCGGCGTCGTTTCGACGACTACCAACCGTTCGAGGAGCCGTTCGAAGCGCCCCGCAACGGCAACGGCAGTTCGAACGGCCGCCCGACCCACCACCCCGTCTCGCGGGTGCGCTACCGCGGCGCCGAGGACGAAGACGACCGCAGGGAGTACAGGAGCCGGCCGCGCTCATCTACGCGCGGCCGGGACAACACCTGGGAGTACGACGGCTGA
- a CDS encoding gamma-glutamylcyclotransferase family protein — translation MSTADHRLGLEHRLATYGTLAPGRSNAHVLEELSGTWTRGSVRGHLHEPGWRIYPGIVLDDSGPEVDVYVFASPELPAHWRRLDEFEGPGYRRVPISVNSETGQVAAYVYVLVEDPAQGPAA, via the coding sequence ATGAGCACTGCCGACCATCGACTCGGGCTGGAACACCGGCTGGCCACCTACGGCACGCTCGCCCCGGGCCGCTCGAACGCACACGTCCTCGAGGAGCTCTCGGGCACCTGGACCCGCGGGTCGGTCAGAGGTCACCTACACGAACCCGGCTGGCGCATCTACCCGGGCATCGTTCTGGACGACTCAGGTCCCGAGGTCGACGTGTACGTCTTCGCCTCGCCTGAACTACCAGCACATTGGCGCCGACTCGACGAATTCGAGGGGCCCGGGTATCGGCGCGTCCCGATCTCAGTCAACAGCGAGACCGGTCAGGTGGCCGCCTATGTGTACGTGCTGGTGGAAGATCCGGCACAGGGGCCAGCTGCCTGA
- a CDS encoding sigma-70 family RNA polymerase sigma factor, translated as MLTVERPSDQMLQLYHHHAAPLRRYAFRLTNNRTRAEDVVQETLLRAWRHMLSTEGEPPVGAWLFTVARNIVIDGSRTARFRCEISSPEVPELPDQLGADEVNAALDRMLLAEALTHLPETHRAVLSRSFYLGWTTRQIADDLGIAEGTVKSRLHYALRRLRLIMLEMGCGTNT; from the coding sequence ATGCTGACTGTCGAGCGCCCGAGCGATCAGATGCTGCAGCTCTACCATCACCACGCTGCCCCGTTGCGCCGTTATGCCTTCCGGCTCACCAACAATCGCACCAGGGCCGAGGACGTGGTACAGGAGACATTGCTGCGGGCTTGGCGTCACATGTTGTCCACCGAGGGCGAGCCACCCGTAGGAGCCTGGCTTTTCACTGTCGCCCGTAACATCGTCATCGACGGCAGCCGAACGGCCCGATTTCGTTGTGAGATCAGTTCTCCTGAGGTGCCGGAGCTGCCCGACCAACTGGGAGCCGATGAGGTGAACGCCGCCTTGGACCGAATGTTGCTCGCCGAGGCGCTGACGCACCTGCCCGAAACCCACCGCGCCGTGCTCAGTCGGTCGTTCTATCTCGGCTGGACCACCCGGCAGATCGCCGACGATCTGGGCATCGCCGAGGGAACCGTGAAATCGAGGTTGCACTACGCTCTGCGGCGGCTGCGGCTCATCATGCTCGAAATGGGGTGCGGCACGAACACCTGA
- a CDS encoding AAA family ATPase has product MTAPKPKSVLVVLSGLPGVGKTTLARRVSSAVGAVHVRLDTIEAALTTSGVINASGGWSACPDAGYRIAYAVTADFLNAGHDVVADSVNPLAVTRQAWADAARAADALLVDVEVVCSDRDLHKRWVEARSSDIEGLTVPTWRQVEDRAYEPWSTGIIRVDTAAGIDQAAAAIIAAFRRRQATIVG; this is encoded by the coding sequence GTGACCGCCCCGAAACCGAAATCGGTGCTCGTCGTCCTGTCAGGTCTGCCAGGCGTCGGCAAGACGACGCTCGCCCGTCGGGTGAGTTCAGCGGTCGGCGCGGTGCATGTGCGGCTCGACACGATCGAGGCCGCGTTGACCACTTCCGGGGTGATCAACGCCTCGGGTGGGTGGTCGGCGTGTCCCGACGCCGGTTATCGGATCGCCTATGCCGTCACAGCAGATTTTCTGAACGCAGGCCATGACGTCGTTGCCGACAGTGTGAATCCTCTCGCCGTCACGCGGCAGGCTTGGGCTGACGCGGCGCGCGCAGCCGACGCACTGCTCGTCGACGTTGAAGTGGTCTGCAGTGACCGCGATCTGCACAAAAGATGGGTTGAGGCGCGGTCTTCAGACATCGAGGGTTTGACCGTGCCGACGTGGCGACAAGTCGAAGACCGAGCCTATGAGCCCTGGAGTACCGGGATTATTCGGGTCGACACCGCCGCCGGAATCGACCAGGCCGCCGCCGCCATCATCGCCGCGTTCAGGCGCAGGCAGGCAACAATTGTGGGATGA
- a CDS encoding class I SAM-dependent methyltransferase, giving the protein MGFDVPPEAYGRYMGRYAEPLSEVFGAFAGIGAGAKVLDVGCGPGALTSHLLSIGAEVSAIDPSPSFIDAVRVRFPQVDIRRGTAEELPYDAGTFDAALAQLVVHFMTDPVAGIRQMARVTRVGGVVAACVWDGPSGALAPFWNAVHVLDAAATDEALLSGAHRGHLTEIFEAAGLHDVHEDSIAVDVVHPTFEEWWEPYTFGVGPAGDYVQRLDDDGRARLAAVARERLGDGPFTVTATAWAARGTA; this is encoded by the coding sequence GTGGGTTTTGACGTCCCGCCGGAGGCATACGGGCGGTACATGGGTCGGTACGCCGAGCCTCTCTCGGAGGTTTTCGGCGCATTTGCCGGGATCGGCGCCGGTGCCAAGGTGCTCGACGTGGGCTGCGGGCCTGGGGCGCTGACATCGCATTTGTTGTCGATCGGAGCTGAGGTTTCGGCGATCGACCCGTCGCCGTCGTTTATCGATGCGGTCCGGGTGCGCTTCCCGCAGGTTGACATCCGTCGCGGTACTGCAGAGGAATTGCCCTATGACGCAGGTACTTTCGACGCCGCGCTGGCGCAGCTGGTAGTGCACTTCATGACAGATCCCGTAGCCGGCATCAGACAGATGGCGCGGGTGACCCGGGTCGGTGGTGTCGTCGCGGCGTGCGTGTGGGATGGGCCCAGCGGCGCGCTGGCGCCGTTCTGGAATGCGGTTCATGTGCTGGATGCTGCGGCGACGGACGAGGCGCTGCTCTCGGGGGCGCACCGGGGGCACCTGACAGAGATATTCGAAGCTGCCGGTTTGCATGACGTGCATGAAGACTCCATTGCCGTCGATGTCGTGCACCCCACGTTTGAAGAGTGGTGGGAGCCATACACATTCGGTGTCGGTCCAGCTGGCGATTATGTTCAGCGGCTCGACGACGATGGCCGTGCACGGCTGGCGGCGGTGGCCCGTGAACGTTTGGGTGACGGGCCATTCACTGTCACGGCCACTGCATGGGCCGCACGCGGGACGGCGTGA
- a CDS encoding adenylate/guanylate cyclase domain-containing protein, with product MVVSQRLRTSREEAEELRRRADTRAMLLSGSREAVKTVWQTANILRKEGFGAAVRSSIEDLADWAEVERPDLARLAPNGKVTILFSDIEGSTALNEQMGDRAWVKLLGRHDRLVQKYVKNHSGHVVKNQGDGYMIAFAQPGEAVRCGVDLQRAMQREPSGIRVRIGIHSGRSVRRGDDLFGRNVAMAARVAAQAEGGETLVSAAVRDAIGGQDDIAFDEGREVELKGFAGQHRLYAIR from the coding sequence ATGGTGGTCTCGCAGCGGCTACGGACCAGCCGTGAGGAAGCCGAGGAGCTGCGGCGTCGTGCCGACACCCGAGCGATGCTGCTGTCCGGCAGCCGCGAGGCCGTCAAGACCGTCTGGCAGACAGCGAACATCCTGCGTAAGGAGGGCTTCGGCGCCGCGGTGCGCTCGTCCATCGAGGACCTGGCTGACTGGGCCGAGGTCGAACGCCCCGACCTCGCCCGGCTGGCACCCAATGGCAAGGTGACCATCCTGTTCTCCGACATCGAGGGTTCCACCGCTCTCAATGAGCAAATGGGCGACCGGGCCTGGGTCAAACTGCTGGGCCGTCATGACCGACTGGTCCAGAAGTACGTGAAGAACCACTCCGGGCATGTGGTCAAGAACCAGGGAGACGGCTACATGATCGCCTTCGCTCAGCCCGGCGAGGCGGTGCGCTGTGGCGTCGACCTGCAACGCGCGATGCAGCGAGAGCCGAGCGGCATTCGCGTCCGCATCGGTATCCACAGCGGCCGGTCAGTGCGACGCGGCGACGATCTGTTCGGCCGCAACGTGGCGATGGCCGCACGCGTGGCCGCGCAGGCCGAGGGCGGCGAAACGCTCGTCAGCGCAGCGGTCCGGGACGCCATTGGCGGCCAAGACGACATCGCGTTCGACGAGGGCCGCGAGGTCGAGCTGAAAGGCTTCGCCGGACAACACCGCCTGTATGCGATTCGGTGA
- a CDS encoding guanylate cyclase has translation MNAHTVSLTRALQETRTGDIWLFRGGSGPDRAIQTLTNAPVNHVGMTVAIDDLPPLIWHAELGQKLVDLWTGTHHRGVQLNDAREVVEQWMNHYGQRCWLRQLTPFATREQEDRLLKVVARMNGTAFPTTARLTGRWMRGRLPIVSDFTRGMPFVHKKIRESAQRDKARKREAGLETAYCAETVAITYEEMGLINTEKRENYFDPGSFWSGDRLPLTRGYQLGDEISVTLD, from the coding sequence GTGAACGCACACACGGTGTCCCTCACCCGGGCATTGCAGGAGACGCGGACCGGCGACATCTGGCTGTTCCGAGGAGGCTCCGGTCCGGACCGAGCCATCCAGACCCTGACCAATGCCCCGGTGAATCACGTCGGGATGACGGTGGCCATCGACGATCTGCCGCCGCTGATCTGGCATGCCGAGCTGGGCCAGAAACTGGTGGATCTCTGGACCGGCACCCACCACCGTGGGGTGCAACTCAATGACGCCCGCGAGGTGGTCGAGCAGTGGATGAATCACTACGGGCAGCGCTGCTGGCTGCGCCAGCTGACTCCGTTCGCCACCCGCGAGCAGGAAGATCGGCTGCTGAAGGTGGTGGCCCGGATGAACGGCACCGCGTTTCCGACCACCGCACGGCTGACGGGCCGGTGGATGCGTGGCCGACTGCCGATCGTGAGCGACTTCACCCGCGGAATGCCGTTCGTGCACAAGAAGATTCGTGAGTCCGCTCAGCGGGACAAAGCACGAAAGCGCGAAGCCGGTCTGGAGACCGCGTACTGCGCGGAGACCGTCGCCATCACCTACGAGGAAATGGGCCTGATCAACACCGAGAAACGGGAGAACTATTTCGACCCGGGTTCGTTCTGGAGCGGTGACCGGTTGCCGCTCACGCGCGGTTACCAACTCGGCGATGAGATCTCCGTCACTCTCGACTGA